One Hymenobacter aerilatus genomic region harbors:
- a CDS encoding LytR/AlgR family response regulator transcription factor, translating to MRPIRTLLVDDEPLARSLLRELLADFPALTVTGEAANGTEALAALQTGAYDVVFLDVQMPDLDGVQVLGRLREAGQPLPLVVFVTAYDQYAVQAFALHAVDYLLKPLDPDRFADCVRRVQQQLRLRQYQARVPELEALLHSWTAPAADYQDQFLVKLPERSFFVPAAEVCYFEASGNGVQLHAAGRHYPLRTALGQLAERLDPAVFLRIHRSCIVNPAHIVDFRHWSHGEYLFRMANGQHVTSSRSYSAGVQQLLKRFA from the coding sequence ATGAGGCCCATCCGCACGCTGCTGGTCGACGACGAGCCGCTGGCGCGCAGCCTGCTGCGGGAGCTGCTGGCCGATTTTCCGGCGCTGACCGTGACGGGCGAAGCCGCGAACGGCACCGAAGCCTTGGCCGCCCTGCAAACCGGCGCGTACGACGTCGTCTTTCTCGATGTGCAAATGCCCGACCTCGATGGCGTGCAGGTGCTGGGCCGGCTGCGGGAAGCCGGCCAGCCGCTCCCGCTGGTGGTGTTCGTGACGGCCTACGACCAGTACGCGGTGCAGGCCTTCGCGCTCCACGCTGTCGATTACCTGCTCAAACCGCTGGACCCCGACCGGTTTGCCGACTGCGTACGCCGGGTGCAGCAGCAGCTACGCCTGCGCCAGTACCAGGCCCGCGTCCCCGAGCTGGAGGCCCTGCTGCACAGCTGGACCGCCCCGGCAGCTGACTACCAGGACCAGTTCCTGGTGAAGCTGCCGGAGCGCAGCTTCTTCGTGCCGGCCGCCGAGGTGTGCTACTTCGAGGCCAGCGGCAACGGCGTGCAGCTACACGCGGCCGGCCGGCACTACCCGCTGCGCACGGCCCTGGGCCAGCTGGCCGAGCGGCTCGACCCGGCCGTGTTCCTGCGCATCCACCGCTCGTGCATCGTCAACCCGGCCCACATCGTGGACTTCAGGCACTGGTCGCACGGCGAGTACCTGTTTCGCATGGCCAACGGCCAGCACGTCACCTCCTCGCGCAGCTACAGCGCCGGCGTACAGCAGCTGCTCAAGCGATTTGCCTGA
- a CDS encoding MBL fold metallo-hydrolase, with translation MRITKYIHSCLLFELDGQQILFDPGKFSFIEGLVHPEVFKDVSVIIITHNHPDHLDVAALQKIVALRQVIIISNREVATELKAHGLTVQIHEEGRLDLGVFQLLALPVQHEAILDSPLPQMTAWLVNGKVLNPADSFANNLLPFAGVEMLLLPVTAPFLTELVVADFALKMRPRQILPVHDGYLKPFFIQQRYENYGPYFEKHGIVFHRLAEPGDAITLP, from the coding sequence ATGCGCATCACCAAATACATTCATTCCTGTTTGCTGTTCGAACTCGACGGCCAACAGATTCTTTTCGACCCGGGCAAGTTTTCCTTCATCGAAGGCTTGGTGCACCCCGAGGTTTTCAAAGACGTATCGGTCATCATCATCACCCACAACCACCCCGACCACCTCGACGTGGCGGCGCTTCAGAAAATCGTGGCCCTGCGTCAGGTCATTATCATCTCTAACCGCGAGGTGGCAACCGAACTGAAAGCGCACGGCCTCACGGTGCAAATCCACGAGGAAGGTCGCCTAGACTTGGGCGTGTTTCAGCTGCTGGCCCTTCCGGTGCAGCACGAGGCCATTCTCGACAGCCCCTTGCCGCAAATGACCGCCTGGCTGGTGAATGGCAAGGTGCTAAATCCCGCCGACTCTTTTGCTAACAATTTGTTGCCCTTCGCGGGGGTGGAAATGCTCCTGCTGCCCGTCACCGCGCCTTTTCTCACGGAGCTGGTGGTGGCCGATTTCGCCCTGAAAATGCGTCCCAGGCAAATTTTGCCCGTACACGACGGCTACCTCAAGCCCTTCTTCATCCAGCAGCGCTACGAGAACTACGGGCCGTATTTTGAGAAGCACGGCATCGTGTTTCACCGGCTGGCCGAACCGGGCGATGCCATTACCCTCCCGTAG
- the copM gene encoding CopM family metallochaperone produces MDSVMVVMDEGMRRMEGARPDDIDASFAAMMLPHHQGAVDMARLQLLYGKDPALRRLAQSIIAEQQVEIQQMAAWLKQHPVGTQNPGK; encoded by the coding sequence ATGGATTCGGTGATGGTGGTGATGGACGAGGGCATGCGCCGCATGGAGGGGGCCCGCCCCGACGACATCGACGCCAGCTTCGCGGCCATGATGCTGCCCCACCACCAGGGGGCCGTGGACATGGCCCGTCTGCAGTTGCTGTACGGCAAGGACCCCGCCCTGCGCCGCCTGGCCCAAAGCATCATCGCCGAGCAGCAGGTCGAGATTCAGCAGATGGCTGCCTGGCTGAAACAGCACCCCGTGGGCACGCAGAATCCTGGCAAATAG
- a CDS encoding DUF4158 domain-containing protein, translated as MARYLFLLDATQRRAFDQPPVFNPPQRQLFFALPDWATRSLATLLAPHSRGGFVLQVGYFKTTGCFFPVDRFLATDQAYVQQRYHLGAVEWTRYGKVTRFNHQQQILQQFGVPPFEQVEAAVRQQVTHFARLLGPPFSVSIQALSCLLWLKSFSPMLTRRPVDPLKRPSWRPGQRGGGGFRYL; from the coding sequence ATGGCCCGCTACTTGTTTTTACTCGACGCGACCCAGCGCCGTGCCTTCGACCAGCCCCCTGTTTTCAATCCGCCCCAGCGGCAGCTCTTCTTTGCGTTGCCCGACTGGGCCACCCGGTCTCTGGCTACGCTGCTGGCCCCGCACAGCCGGGGCGGCTTCGTACTGCAGGTCGGCTACTTCAAGACGACGGGGTGCTTCTTTCCCGTGGACCGGTTCCTGGCGACTGACCAGGCGTACGTGCAGCAGCGTTACCACTTGGGAGCGGTGGAGTGGACGCGCTACGGCAAGGTCACCCGCTTTAACCACCAGCAGCAGATTCTGCAGCAATTCGGGGTTCCGCCCTTCGAGCAGGTCGAAGCCGCCGTGCGCCAGCAAGTGACGCATTTCGCCCGCCTATTAGGACCGCCTTTTTCCGTATCTATTCAGGCACTGTCCTGCCTGCTTTGGCTGAAATCATTTTCTCCGATGCTGACCCGAAGGCCCGTTGACCCGCTAAAAAGGCCATCCTGGAGGCCAGGCCAGCGCGGCGGCGGCGGGTTTCGCTACCTTTAA
- a CDS encoding sensor histidine kinase, producing the protein MSTTARPLERQLSPPLVSGSTIALAWLLFSGFMVLLIFVQNLSAGTPTDWREALGGRLLHGLIWGLLTPVVFALAARFNLTERRHRLWHLLAHAAASYVLTLVYRLGYAAVMHGSGATPGGFSLHTVVANANNWVPIYWMLLCIAYAVQYRERYREGRVRAAQLETQLVQAQLQALKMQLQPHFLFNSMNAVSALMTQDVKAARRMLAQLSQFLRLVLEGTDEQEVTLEQELRLTRLYLEIEQTRFPDRLAVRYDIAPDTEGALLPALLLQPVVENAVRHGLAPRAGAGELAVRAEKQGDRLVLQVHDNGQGAADTAARGIGLRNLESRLTTLYGPDYALAVESAPACGYCLRLSIPFRLAAAGVTHLSA; encoded by the coding sequence ATGAGTACGACCGCACGGCCCCTGGAACGGCAACTATCTCCGCCCCTGGTGAGCGGCTCCACCATTGCCCTGGCGTGGCTGCTGTTCAGCGGGTTCATGGTGCTGCTGATTTTTGTGCAGAACCTCTCGGCCGGCACGCCCACTGACTGGCGCGAGGCCCTGGGCGGGCGGCTGTTGCACGGCCTGATTTGGGGCCTGCTCACGCCAGTGGTGTTCGCCCTGGCGGCCCGCTTCAACCTCACCGAACGCCGGCACCGCCTCTGGCACCTGCTGGCCCACGCGGCGGCTAGCTACGTCCTGACCCTGGTGTACCGCCTGGGCTACGCCGCCGTGATGCACGGCAGCGGGGCCACGCCGGGCGGCTTCTCCCTGCATACCGTTGTGGCCAATGCCAACAACTGGGTGCCCATCTACTGGATGCTGCTGTGCATCGCCTACGCCGTGCAGTACCGCGAGCGGTACCGCGAAGGCCGGGTGCGGGCCGCCCAGCTCGAAACCCAGCTGGTGCAGGCCCAGCTGCAGGCCCTGAAAATGCAGCTTCAGCCGCACTTTCTCTTCAACTCGATGAACGCCGTCTCAGCCCTGATGACCCAGGACGTGAAGGCCGCCCGGCGCATGTTGGCCCAGCTCAGCCAGTTTCTGCGGCTGGTGCTGGAAGGCACCGACGAGCAGGAGGTGACCCTGGAACAGGAGCTGCGCCTCACGCGCCTCTACCTCGAAATCGAGCAAACCCGCTTCCCCGACCGGCTAGCCGTGCGCTACGACATCGCCCCCGATACCGAGGGCGCGCTGCTGCCTGCCCTGCTGCTGCAGCCGGTGGTGGAAAACGCCGTGCGCCACGGCCTGGCGCCCCGCGCCGGGGCCGGCGAGCTGGCCGTGCGGGCCGAAAAACAGGGCGACCGACTCGTGCTGCAAGTGCACGACAACGGCCAGGGCGCGGCCGATACCGCCGCCCGGGGCATCGGCCTGCGCAACCTGGAAAGCCGCCTGACTACGCTCTACGGCCCAGACTACGCCCTGGCGGTGGAGTCGGCCCCGGCGTGCGGCTACTGCCTGCGCCTGTCCATCCCGTTCCGGCTGGCAGCGGCCGGGGTTACGCATCTATCCGCATGA
- a CDS encoding YeiH family protein, whose translation MALPVHSATPQAPDSPLAPAPAQEPAAPEFNETTGFFRHLHTPRVLFGQDFTLKQVVFVLFFVFCLTPWASPPIALALGLVLAQTIGNPFTTQTKKATAKLLQFSVIGLGFGMNAHAAVQAGKEGILFTVVSIFGTLLLGLVVGRWLGLGRHVVHLISCGTAICGGSAIAAIGPVLRAKDEEMSVALGTVFVLNALALFAFPPIGHALAMTQNQFGLWCAIAIHDTSSVVGAAAAYGNKALEVATTVKLARALWIIPISIGTAMIFKQKGVKVKIPYFIFGFIAAMLLNTFVPAAKPLGPVMVNLAKIGLTVTLFFIGAGLSAKVVRSVGIKPYVLGILLWLVISTGSLYVILHTV comes from the coding sequence ATGGCACTCCCGGTTCATTCCGCAACTCCGCAAGCCCCTGATTCGCCGCTCGCTCCCGCTCCGGCGCAGGAACCGGCCGCTCCTGAATTCAACGAAACCACCGGCTTCTTCCGCCACCTGCACACGCCCCGCGTGCTGTTCGGGCAGGATTTCACCCTGAAGCAGGTGGTGTTCGTGCTGTTCTTCGTGTTCTGCCTCACGCCCTGGGCCTCGCCGCCCATTGCCCTGGCCCTGGGCTTGGTGCTGGCCCAGACCATCGGCAACCCCTTCACTACCCAAACCAAAAAGGCCACGGCCAAGCTGCTGCAGTTCTCGGTTATCGGGCTGGGCTTCGGCATGAACGCCCACGCGGCGGTGCAGGCCGGCAAGGAGGGCATCCTGTTCACGGTGGTGTCCATCTTCGGCACGCTGCTGCTGGGCCTGGTGGTGGGCCGGTGGTTGGGGCTGGGCCGGCACGTGGTGCATCTGATTTCGTGCGGCACCGCCATTTGCGGCGGCTCGGCCATCGCGGCCATCGGGCCGGTGCTGCGGGCCAAGGACGAGGAGATGTCGGTGGCCCTGGGCACGGTGTTCGTGCTCAACGCGCTGGCCCTGTTTGCCTTCCCGCCCATCGGCCACGCGCTGGCCATGACTCAGAACCAGTTCGGCCTTTGGTGCGCCATTGCCATCCACGACACCAGTTCGGTGGTGGGCGCGGCGGCCGCCTACGGCAATAAAGCCCTGGAAGTAGCCACCACCGTGAAGCTGGCCCGGGCCCTGTGGATTATCCCGATTTCCATTGGCACGGCCATGATTTTCAAGCAGAAGGGCGTCAAGGTGAAAATTCCCTATTTCATCTTCGGCTTCATCGCCGCCATGCTGCTCAACACCTTCGTGCCCGCCGCCAAGCCCCTGGGCCCGGTGATGGTGAACCTGGCCAAAATCGGCCTCACGGTGACGCTGTTTTTCATCGGCGCGGGCCTGTCGGCCAAGGTGGTGCGCTCGGTGGGCATCAAGCCCTACGTGCTGGGCATCCTGCTCTGGTTGGTGATTTCGACTGGCTCGCTCTACGTGATTCTGCACACGGTATAG
- a CDS encoding YncE family protein, translating into MKFPLLPGLLLISSVAAAQVVSHRDRVYTADQISNTVSVIDPMDNKLLGQIILGKPQPDLLSALYKGQALVHGLGASSDHKLLAVVSVGSNNVTFIETATNAIRGSVYVGRAPHEATFRPDGKEAWITVRGEDYLSVIDVATMRETRRVPVPNGPGQIAFSPDGKRAFVCSSFSPELAVVDVATYKVIKKVPVVSPFSPNIFPTKDGQQIWFTHKDVGKVSVLDTKTLTISGVLTTGPVTNHVATVDVAAGKLAYVTVGGEDVVKVYSRAPGFQQLATIPVGANPHGIWPSGDGSRMYVGLENGDSAVAVSTASNRVLAKIKVGQAPMALMYVPNAVPAGAAAATGLGQQLVDQPAVVRTLKPPTAGPATGTMTLRSEGLVDLATFALRGLTPNTDYDIFLTSGTKAPYARDYALTTVRTDAKGGAMGQALGPVQRIAGGELNPAGKKFSRVIVAPKAADGEPALLSE; encoded by the coding sequence ATGAAATTCCCTCTCCTCCCCGGCCTGCTGCTCATTTCCAGCGTGGCGGCGGCTCAGGTCGTCAGCCACCGCGACCGGGTGTACACCGCCGACCAGATTTCCAACACCGTCTCGGTTATCGACCCCATGGATAACAAGCTGCTGGGCCAGATTATTCTGGGTAAGCCGCAGCCCGACTTGCTCTCGGCGCTCTACAAGGGGCAGGCGCTGGTACACGGCCTGGGTGCTTCGTCCGACCATAAGCTGCTGGCCGTGGTGTCGGTGGGCTCCAACAACGTGACCTTCATCGAGACGGCCACTAACGCCATCCGGGGCAGTGTGTACGTGGGGCGGGCCCCGCACGAAGCCACCTTCCGGCCCGATGGCAAGGAGGCCTGGATAACGGTGCGCGGCGAGGACTACCTATCGGTGATTGACGTGGCCACGATGCGCGAAACCCGCCGTGTGCCCGTGCCCAACGGCCCCGGCCAGATTGCCTTCAGCCCCGATGGCAAGCGCGCCTTTGTGTGCTCCAGCTTCTCGCCCGAGCTGGCCGTGGTGGACGTGGCCACTTACAAAGTCATCAAAAAGGTGCCGGTGGTGAGCCCCTTCTCGCCCAACATCTTCCCCACCAAAGACGGCCAGCAAATCTGGTTCACCCACAAGGATGTGGGCAAGGTGTCGGTGCTGGATACCAAGACGCTCACCATCAGCGGCGTGCTCACCACCGGCCCCGTCACCAACCACGTGGCCACGGTGGATGTGGCGGCCGGCAAGCTGGCCTACGTGACCGTAGGCGGCGAGGACGTAGTGAAGGTGTACAGCCGCGCCCCGGGCTTCCAGCAGCTGGCGACCATTCCGGTGGGGGCTAATCCGCACGGCATCTGGCCTTCGGGCGACGGCAGCCGGATGTACGTGGGCCTGGAAAACGGCGACTCCGCCGTGGCCGTCAGCACGGCCAGCAACCGGGTGCTGGCCAAAATCAAGGTAGGCCAGGCCCCGATGGCGCTGATGTACGTGCCCAACGCCGTGCCCGCCGGCGCGGCCGCCGCCACCGGCTTGGGCCAGCAGCTGGTGGACCAGCCCGCCGTGGTGCGGACGCTCAAGCCGCCCACCGCTGGCCCCGCCACCGGCACCATGACGCTGCGCTCGGAAGGGCTGGTGGATTTGGCCACCTTCGCCCTGCGCGGCCTGACGCCGAACACCGACTACGACATCTTCCTGACCAGCGGCACCAAAGCGCCCTACGCGCGCGACTACGCCCTGACCACCGTGCGCACCGACGCCAAAGGCGGGGCTATGGGCCAAGCGCTGGGGCCGGTGCAGCGCATCGCGGGCGGCGAGCTGAACCCAGCGGGCAAAAAGTTTTCGCGGGTAATCGTGGCACCTAAAGCCGCTGACGGTGAACCCGCTTTACTGTCCGAATAG
- a CDS encoding DUF202 domain-containing protein, with the protein MPLPSRSLLPYAATPPTNPLALSDRLALQRTRLANERTLLTYVRTSLALVGFGLALLQFHPERGGRLGYSALAVAGLVLTVGLLRFRAHCRELAACQLASGEGS; encoded by the coding sequence ATGCCATTACCCTCCCGTAGCCTACTCCCTTATGCCGCTACCCCCCCCACCAACCCACTCGCCCTCTCGGACCGGCTGGCCCTGCAACGGACCCGGCTGGCCAATGAGCGCACTTTGCTCACCTACGTGCGCACCAGCCTGGCGCTGGTGGGCTTCGGGCTGGCGCTCCTTCAGTTTCACCCCGAGCGGGGCGGCCGGTTGGGTTACTCCGCGCTGGCGGTGGCGGGGCTGGTGCTGACGGTCGGGCTGCTGCGCTTTCGGGCCCATTGCCGGGAATTGGCGGCCTGCCAGCTAGCAAGCGGCGAAGGTAGTTGA